The sequence GAACCCACCTCCACATCCACATCCACATCCACGTCCGCTTCCGCTGACACCGACACCGACACCGACACCGACCGTCCCAGCGGGACCGAACCGACACCGGTCCAGACCGCTACGGCGTCAGAGCCAGCGTCGACGCAGATCGAACCGGCGCCGGCCCGGGAGCACAGCTCGGCGCCCGGCAGCAGCCTGACCGAGCCAGCCGACGCCGACACGGCGGCACCCCCGGTGGTCGTGCCACGCCCGGTGGCGCCCGACACCGAGCCCGCGGACCGGTCGGCGGTCGCCGCCGATTCTGGACCGGAGCCGGACACCGCTACGGCTGAGCCCAAGCCGGACACCGCTGCGTCTGGGCCGGAGCCCGACGCCACCGACGACTTCCGCCGGATCCAGGGCGTCGGACCGAAGATGGCCGCCGCGCTACACGCCGCCGGCATCCGCACCTACCGGCAACTCGCCGAGCTGGACGTGGCGGCGCTGCGGGAGACCATTCGCGCCGCCGGTCTGCGTGGCGCGGCGAGCCTGCCAACCTGGCCGCAGCAGGCGAAGACCCTGGCCAAGGCACCCGAAGCAGCGGGTGTGCCGTCGGCCGAAGGCGGCGCGAACGCCTGAGTGCGCCGCCTCGGGCGCCGCGGGCAGACGGGTATACGACCGCACCGGGGAGCGGCGGAGCCGTTCCCCGGTGCGGTCGTTCGCCCAACCGGCCGCGAGTGGTACTACCGGAAGCAGTGTGGCACCGGACTGGTGCTGCCCAGGCAGTTGGTCGGTTGGTTCTCCGCCACCACGGTCTTTGAGTCCAGCGTCGCCTGCGCCCGATCCACGTTCAGGCCACCGGCCGGCAGCGTTGACTGGTTCTCGACGACGAGGCTGCGGTAGAGCCCGATCCGACCCATGCTGACCGCGATCCCACCGCCGGTGGACTTCGCCTCGATGGCGTGGTTGCTCCGGACCGTGCTGTCCCGTACCAGCAGGTTCGACTTGGCCGCGTGGATGCCGCCGCCGGAGCCGTGGGCGGTGTTACCAGATACCACGCTCTCGTCCAGCGGCACGAGGCCCTGGAAGGTGGAGATGCCGCCGCCGTCGCCGATGGCGAGATTGTCCCGGATCTCCATCCCCCGCAGGAAGATCAGCGCGTCCGAGTTCGCGATCCCGCCGCCGGTTCCCGCCTTGTTGCCGACGACCTTCGAGTCGGAGACCCGGGTACGGGCTGAGAAGCTCGCCAGGCCACCGCCCTGCGCCGCCGAGTTGTGCTCGAAGGTGCTCGTGTGCACCTCCGCCGCGGCCTGGTAGTTGCCCAGCCCGCCACCGTAGGCGGCGGCACTGTTGCCCGCGAAGGTCGATGAGTGCAGGGTCAGCACGCCGTTGTTGAGCAGGCCCCCGCCCTTGCCCGCCGATCCGTAGGCATGATTGTCGACGAGCGTGCTGTCCCGAACGACCATGTTGCCGTCGTTGAACAGTGCGCCCCCGCCGCCCTCCATCGAGGACGAGGTGTTGTGCACCGCCGTAACTCGTTCGATCAACGCCGACGCGCCGTGCACCACGTGGACGGCTCCCCCCTCGGCGTCGGAGTGACCGCCAACGAGGCGAACGTTGCGCAGGGTCAGCTCACCACCGTCACGGACAGTGAAGAAGCGGAACGCCTCGGCCTTGCGCGCACGCTCGATCGTGGCCTGCTCGCCTTCGATGGTGACCGGGTGGTAGATGACCGGCAGTCCTGCCTTGTCGTCGGCGGGGTTCCGGGGCGGCTTCTCGGCCTCGCCGGGGTTCTCGGCCGAGTCCGCCGCTTCCCGCGCGTCCCGGATTCCGCCGTCGTACTGGTCGGGCTGGTGGAAGGCATCGGTGAGCGTGTAGGTGCACTTCGGGGCGAGCCGCAGCGTCCCGCCGCCCTCGGCGTTGACCCGGACCAGCGCGGCGATCAGCTTGGCGCTGTCACAGGGCACCGGCGTTACCCGGGACTCCCCGCTTCGGCCACCGGCGGAGTCGCCTCGGGCCACGGCGGCGTTCTCACCACCCCGCTCGTACGCCGCGGCCGAACCGCCCAGCCCCGCCGCTCCGACGACCAGGCCACCGGCCACCAGCCCGCCGGCGAGCAGCCGTCGGGACCGTTGTCGGCCCCGCGGCGGTCGCTGGCTGTCGTGATACGTGGACATCGTGCTCTCCTGCCTCTCCCTCGCGACTGAGCCGACCGGCAACATTTCCGGACGGTAGGGCAGCGACCACGTGGCCGTCACCGAACGTCACGCTACGGCGAAGAGAGAGGGCAGAATTGATAATGTGAATAAATCACCTGTTTGCCTGCCATGCTGGCAGTGTGGGGGTGATTCGCCAACAACCTACCCAGACAAGCCTAGGAGGCTGGTCCGGCTCGGTGAGTCGGACCAGCCTCCTGGGGGAACTCCCGATATGTACTGCCGGGC comes from Salinispora tropica CNB-440 and encodes:
- a CDS encoding DUF4332 domain-containing protein, with protein sequence MAWSDWPLIVVALLVGAAAGWVVRGRHNAARAGTTEDGTPVAATKTAGGEPTSTSTSTSTSASADTDTDTDTDRPSGTEPTPVQTATASEPASTQIEPAPAREHSSAPGSSLTEPADADTAAPPVVVPRPVAPDTEPADRSAVAADSGPEPDTATAEPKPDTAASGPEPDATDDFRRIQGVGPKMAAALHAAGIRTYRQLAELDVAALRETIRAAGLRGAASLPTWPQQAKTLAKAPEAAGVPSAEGGANA
- a CDS encoding membrane protein; this translates as MSTYHDSQRPPRGRQRSRRLLAGGLVAGGLVVGAAGLGGSAAAYERGGENAAVARGDSAGGRSGESRVTPVPCDSAKLIAALVRVNAEGGGTLRLAPKCTYTLTDAFHQPDQYDGGIRDAREAADSAENPGEAEKPPRNPADDKAGLPVIYHPVTIEGEQATIERARKAEAFRFFTVRDGGELTLRNVRLVGGHSDAEGGAVHVVHGASALIERVTAVHNTSSSMEGGGGALFNDGNMVVRDSTLVDNHAYGSAGKGGGLLNNGVLTLHSSTFAGNSAAAYGGGLGNYQAAAEVHTSTFEHNSAAQGGGLASFSARTRVSDSKVVGNKAGTGGGIANSDALIFLRGMEIRDNLAIGDGGGISTFQGLVPLDESVVSGNTAHGSGGGIHAAKSNLLVRDSTVRSNHAIEAKSTGGGIAVSMGRIGLYRSLVVENQSTLPAGGLNVDRAQATLDSKTVVAENQPTNCLGSTSPVPHCFR